From one Streptomyces sp. N50 genomic stretch:
- a CDS encoding GntR family transcriptional regulator, with the protein MSEIQRPGALYQQVAAAIREAILSGEFAPDAMLPSEAQLMTRYGVSRPTVRNAIAALRAEGLIDVRHGKGSFVRSDGQPALTLERRISHSSEGKFVMPNGDTWQEAEQPHTYRTYTTKDTGRLLQLSEEEALFGCDRLLADPDTGTRAMHRTLIPFEVAEAVPLLGKEPCKPPAAIYWVLTQAGHKLTWTETVRAHMPLPDERTTLQLPDATPILHVTRTAHGTDDRPLILEELRVGADRAELAYRITADKQPTRRTRT; encoded by the coding sequence ATGTCGGAGATCCAGCGCCCCGGAGCCCTCTACCAGCAGGTAGCCGCAGCCATCCGCGAAGCCATCCTGTCCGGCGAGTTCGCTCCGGATGCGATGCTGCCGTCAGAGGCCCAGCTCATGACCCGCTACGGGGTGTCCCGCCCCACCGTCCGCAACGCCATCGCGGCACTGCGCGCGGAAGGCCTGATCGATGTCCGGCACGGCAAGGGCAGCTTCGTACGCTCGGACGGACAGCCCGCGCTCACCCTCGAACGCCGCATCAGCCACAGCAGCGAGGGCAAGTTCGTGATGCCCAACGGCGACACCTGGCAGGAGGCCGAACAGCCGCACACCTACCGCACCTACACCACGAAGGACACCGGCCGTCTCCTCCAACTCAGCGAGGAGGAAGCCCTGTTCGGCTGCGACCGGCTGCTTGCCGACCCTGACACCGGAACGCGTGCCATGCACCGGACGCTGATCCCGTTCGAGGTCGCCGAGGCCGTCCCGCTGCTCGGCAAGGAACCGTGCAAGCCCCCGGCAGCGATCTACTGGGTCCTCACCCAAGCCGGACACAAGCTCACCTGGACCGAGACGGTCCGCGCCCACATGCCGCTGCCCGACGAGCGCACCACGCTCCAACTGCCGGATGCGACGCCGATCCTGCACGTGACCCGCACCGCGCACGGCACCGATGACCGCCCGCTGATCCTCGAAGAGCTGCGCGTCGGTGCGGACCGTGCCGAACTCGCCTACCGGATCACCGCCGACAAACAGCCCACCCGACGCACCCGCACCTGA
- a CDS encoding ATP-binding protein translates to MDVQHSKHSANASTTGAPRRSPYDPTTGHFRAMTLFAESPDCGKAARDMVGSYLRTWELGHAIEDSQLIVSELVGNVVHHAVPDDSRAIPGAARRIDVSLMTWPEVLVIGVADEDSTPPELAAGEFVSPDLAGDFSEALLPDRGRGLLIVQRLADAVWWSPQDRGGKTVWCRLDLDRLWAENSA, encoded by the coding sequence GTGGACGTGCAGCACAGCAAACACTCGGCGAACGCCTCGACGACAGGTGCTCCACGTCGCTCGCCGTACGACCCGACCACCGGACATTTCCGAGCGATGACGCTCTTCGCCGAATCGCCGGATTGCGGCAAAGCGGCCCGCGACATGGTGGGGTCCTACCTCCGGACCTGGGAGTTGGGGCACGCGATCGAGGACTCGCAGCTCATCGTGTCGGAGCTGGTCGGCAACGTCGTACATCACGCGGTGCCGGATGACTCCAGGGCGATTCCTGGTGCCGCCCGGCGAATCGACGTGTCGCTGATGACGTGGCCCGAGGTGCTCGTGATCGGTGTCGCGGATGAGGACTCGACTCCGCCTGAGCTTGCGGCGGGTGAGTTCGTCTCGCCGGATCTCGCCGGCGACTTCTCGGAAGCGCTGTTGCCGGACCGGGGACGCGGGCTGCTGATCGTTCAGCGCCTGGCCGACGCAGTGTGGTGGTCCCCGCAAGACAGAGGCGGCAAGACCGTGTGGTGCCGCCTGGACCTCGACCGGCTGTGGGCTGAGAACTCGGCCTGA
- a CDS encoding sporulation protein encodes MNREPNAQLIAVMDEAKVSNKGLAKRMTDEGAQRGMTLGTTHVAVKRWREGAGIRPQTAALMAGVLSNKLRRRITPGDLGFFDHTKSTAPEPVGYPSTVPDVLSMLDGLTHEHADAPASDSLAVADADLNSAVLSWMIARPDGIQVDRPDQRRVGMRDVRAIREAAGLFMQLDFKYGGGHGHKALRHYFREDVLPLLNASYSEKVGTSLFGAAAEISQLLAWTAYDVGNHRLAHRYLTSTLRLSQVIDDRMFGARILGNLSHQANYLGNHAQAIQLSRAAVESAKGRATPRVMALSSAMEARALSNAGHPSAAGRAMNEAERYFERADTAEDPAWISYFDPAELMGELCHCFRDLKMRRDAVAQAQRAVDSTDPKYARTLGFCRMVLAQSQLLNSELEAAVTTASLAVDGGDSLQSNRFQRYVTDFQNEVSVHAANPTVAAFNEQVRDALNRLDEDDE; translated from the coding sequence ATGAACCGAGAACCAAACGCGCAGTTGATCGCGGTCATGGACGAAGCGAAGGTCTCGAACAAGGGCCTTGCCAAACGCATGACAGACGAGGGCGCCCAGCGCGGCATGACCCTGGGAACGACGCACGTCGCCGTGAAGCGCTGGCGAGAAGGCGCAGGCATCAGGCCGCAGACAGCGGCACTCATGGCAGGCGTTCTCTCGAACAAGCTCCGCCGACGCATCACCCCGGGCGATCTCGGCTTCTTCGACCACACCAAGTCGACGGCCCCCGAGCCTGTCGGCTACCCGAGCACGGTTCCCGACGTCCTGTCCATGCTCGACGGACTCACCCACGAGCATGCCGACGCCCCCGCTTCGGACTCACTGGCCGTCGCGGACGCCGACCTCAACTCCGCCGTCCTGTCATGGATGATCGCGCGCCCCGACGGCATCCAAGTCGACAGACCCGATCAGCGACGCGTCGGCATGCGCGATGTCCGCGCGATCAGAGAAGCCGCCGGCCTGTTCATGCAACTCGACTTCAAGTACGGCGGAGGCCACGGCCACAAGGCACTACGCCACTACTTCCGCGAGGACGTGTTGCCGCTGCTGAACGCGAGCTACAGCGAGAAGGTCGGCACCTCGTTATTCGGCGCAGCCGCCGAGATCTCCCAGCTGCTCGCATGGACCGCCTACGACGTCGGCAACCACCGCCTGGCCCACCGCTACCTGACCTCAACACTGCGTCTGTCCCAGGTCATCGACGACCGCATGTTCGGCGCCCGCATCCTCGGCAACCTCAGCCACCAGGCCAACTACCTGGGCAACCACGCCCAAGCCATCCAGCTTTCCCGCGCCGCAGTCGAGAGCGCCAAAGGCCGGGCAACTCCCCGTGTCATGGCCTTGAGTTCGGCGATGGAGGCCCGCGCCCTGTCCAACGCCGGTCATCCCAGTGCGGCGGGGCGCGCCATGAACGAGGCCGAGCGCTACTTCGAGCGTGCCGATACCGCCGAAGATCCCGCCTGGATCAGCTATTTCGACCCCGCAGAACTGATGGGTGAACTCTGCCACTGCTTCCGCGACCTCAAAATGCGCCGAGACGCCGTCGCACAGGCCCAGCGCGCCGTGGACAGCACCGACCCTAAGTACGCCCGAACCCTGGGCTTCTGCCGCATGGTGCTCGCCCAAAGCCAGCTACTCAACAGCGAGTTGGAAGCCGCCGTCACCACCGCGAGCCTCGCAGTCGACGGCGGCGACTCCCTCCAGTCCAACCGCTTCCAGCGCTACGTCACCGACTTCCAGAACGAAGTCAGCGTGCACGCGGCGAACCCCACCGTGGCTGCCTTCAACGAGCAGGTGCGCGACGCGCTCAACCGCCTGGACGAGGATGACGAGTAG
- a CDS encoding FtsK/SpoIIIE domain-containing protein encodes MGPILLALALAVLAWLLVVGDLVRRHRPAWHWYIAGYPVTACRVLFTWRRVALLNDLSVSKLPARTLVGHLIVKGDPVRPVAPRVSFPRATRMVLTVTVRLHAGQTPMTYMKAADALVHAWRVHAVRVTSPERGLVLLTAMVSDPLQRPGLATAPAELLSALIGALESGGAWVMNLRLVPHWLITGATRSGKSTLLARLITQLATQPVALVGIDCKGGMELGLFTNRLSALATCRREAVAILSALVVDMQDRMSACRTAGVRSIWELPDKLRPIPVVVIVDEIAELYLSDGTREGKAEAEQCSTLLLRLGQLGAALGLHLVVAGQRVGSDLGPGVTALRAQLGGRICHRVNDPGTAEMTLGDLNKDAVAVAQTITAEERGVAVCTGPDGGWSRARSHLTSTREAVSTARKYSGMTPELPALDRALAALEGDIK; translated from the coding sequence ATGGGACCGATCCTGCTCGCCCTCGCCCTGGCCGTGCTGGCCTGGCTGCTTGTCGTCGGCGACCTGGTGCGCCGGCACCGCCCGGCCTGGCACTGGTACATCGCCGGCTACCCGGTCACCGCGTGCCGGGTGCTGTTCACCTGGCGCCGGGTCGCCCTGCTCAACGACCTGTCCGTGTCCAAGCTCCCGGCCCGCACGCTGGTCGGGCACTTGATCGTCAAGGGCGATCCGGTACGGCCGGTGGCACCCCGGGTCTCGTTCCCGCGGGCGACTCGCATGGTGCTGACCGTGACCGTGCGGCTGCACGCGGGGCAGACCCCGATGACGTACATGAAGGCGGCCGACGCACTCGTCCACGCGTGGAGAGTCCACGCAGTGCGGGTCACCTCGCCGGAACGCGGCCTTGTGCTGCTGACCGCTATGGTCAGCGATCCACTGCAACGGCCCGGCTTAGCCACCGCCCCGGCCGAATTACTGTCCGCGCTCATCGGCGCACTGGAATCCGGCGGCGCCTGGGTCATGAACCTGCGCCTCGTCCCGCACTGGCTGATCACCGGGGCCACCCGCTCCGGCAAGTCCACCCTGCTGGCCCGGCTCATCACCCAACTCGCCACACAGCCCGTCGCCCTAGTCGGCATCGACTGCAAGGGCGGCATGGAACTCGGCCTGTTCACCAACCGGTTGAGCGCGCTGGCGACCTGCCGGCGCGAAGCGGTCGCCATCCTGTCCGCGCTCGTCGTCGACATGCAGGACCGGATGAGCGCGTGCCGGACGGCTGGCGTGCGCTCGATCTGGGAGCTGCCCGACAAGCTCCGCCCGATACCCGTCGTCGTGATCGTCGACGAGATCGCAGAGCTGTACCTGTCCGACGGGACCCGTGAGGGCAAGGCGGAAGCCGAGCAGTGCTCGACGCTCCTGCTGCGGCTGGGTCAGCTCGGGGCCGCGCTCGGCCTGCACCTGGTCGTCGCCGGCCAACGTGTCGGCTCCGACCTCGGCCCCGGCGTCACCGCCCTGCGCGCCCAACTCGGCGGACGGATCTGCCACCGCGTCAACGACCCCGGCACCGCCGAAATGACCCTCGGCGACCTCAACAAAGACGCTGTCGCCGTCGCACAGACGATCACGGCGGAGGAACGCGGCGTGGCCGTGTGCACGGGTCCGGACGGCGGTTGGAGCCGCGCCCGCTCGCACCTGACCTCGACCAGAGAGGCCGTGTCGACGGCCCGCAAGTACTCCGGCATGACCCCCGAACTGCCTGCCCTGGACCGTGCGCTTGCGGCGCTGGAAGGAGACATCAAGTGA
- a CDS encoding aminoglycoside phosphotransferase family protein, with the protein MAVDAARTEEGFTSARAARVMAAACRAAGLDGRGAELIRLGENALFRLTSVPVIVRVARGEEWLPKARVEVAVSRWLAEEGLPAARIVEDLDQPFLIDGHPVTFWHLIVEGDRKATYGELGGILRDLHSLTVPEGLVLPAYDPFDKQALRLDRAVIPDDDKVFLRKRWRELQDKYAELRFETPKGPVHGDAHVQNLMVDDQDRVILIDFEMFCYDHPEWDLMVTSVEHHSLGWQTDEQYADFVAAYGRDLHDWPGYETLRGIQEFGMTTWLMQNVQEDEGTAAEYRRRIAGLRDDDGPRDWRPW; encoded by the coding sequence ATGGCGGTTGACGCTGCTCGCACAGAAGAGGGGTTCACTTCGGCGAGGGCTGCGCGGGTGATGGCTGCCGCGTGTCGGGCTGCGGGACTCGACGGCAGAGGCGCTGAGTTGATCCGCCTCGGTGAGAACGCGCTGTTCCGGCTCACCTCCGTGCCGGTGATCGTTCGCGTGGCGCGGGGGGAAGAGTGGCTGCCCAAAGCTCGCGTCGAGGTTGCCGTGTCGCGGTGGCTGGCAGAGGAGGGGCTCCCGGCCGCTCGGATCGTCGAGGACCTGGACCAGCCGTTCTTGATCGATGGCCACCCAGTGACGTTCTGGCATCTGATCGTCGAGGGGGACCGCAAGGCGACGTACGGAGAACTGGGCGGGATCCTGCGGGATCTGCACTCGCTGACTGTGCCTGAGGGTCTCGTGCTGCCGGCATACGACCCCTTCGACAAGCAGGCGCTGAGGCTTGATCGGGCGGTGATCCCGGACGATGACAAGGTCTTCTTGCGGAAGCGCTGGCGCGAACTGCAAGACAAGTACGCCGAGTTGAGGTTCGAGACGCCCAAGGGGCCGGTGCACGGGGATGCCCACGTGCAGAACCTCATGGTGGACGACCAGGACCGTGTGATTCTGATCGACTTCGAGATGTTCTGCTACGACCACCCTGAGTGGGATCTCATGGTCACGTCCGTGGAGCACCACAGCCTTGGCTGGCAGACCGACGAGCAGTACGCCGACTTCGTGGCCGCCTACGGGCGGGACCTGCACGACTGGCCTGGGTACGAGACGCTGCGCGGCATCCAAGAGTTCGGTATGACGACGTGGCTGATGCAGAACGTGCAGGAGGACGAGGGGACGGCGGCCGAGTACCGCCGGCGTATCGCTGGACTGCGTGATGACGATGGGCCTCGGGACTGGCGGCCTTGGTAG